The Diceros bicornis minor isolate mBicDic1 chromosome 14, mDicBic1.mat.cur, whole genome shotgun sequence genome segment ACCCGCCACGCCCACACGCGGTCTCCCCGTCTGTCTCCGCAGGCCCCGTGTCCCTGTCCAAGTCCAACAGCAACGCCGTCTCCGCCATCCCCATTAACAAGGACAACCTCTTCGGCGGCGTCGTGAACCCCAACGAAGTCTTCTGTTCAGTTCCGGGTCGCCTCTCGCTCCTCAGCTCCACCTCGAAGTACAAGGTCACGGTGGCGGAAGTACAGCGGCGCCTCTCACCGCCCGAGTGTCTCAACGCTTCACTGCTGGGCGGAGTGCTGCGGAGGTGAGGCCCGGCGCGGCCCGGCCTGCCCCGCCCCGCGGCCCGCGGCGACACTGCGCCTGCGCGGGGCGGCGTCGCAAACGGGCCTCGCGCCACTGCCCTCCCTTCGCGGGAAAAGAAAGGGGCGGGAAGAAGAGCGTAGAACCGGGTGGGTGGGAGTTGGGGGCGGGGCGAGGCGGTGCGCGCCTGCGCTCTCCGCCGCCTTCCCGCGCGCTAGGGGTTCTGGCGCGCGCCGAGGGGGCCGCCGCGGCGCGCTCGTCGGGCCCTCCGCCCCCTTCGCCGGCTCACCACGCGCACGCGCAGCACGCTGCACCGCGGGCTCAGTGCCGGCCGCTGCAGCCGCGGGGCGCCGTGCAGCCGCCTTTTTCCTCGTCGCGCGCACCTGGCAAGCTCTGGAAAACTTCCTCTTAGGCTGCTCCCTTTGCCCTACCTGCGTGTAGGGTCTTCGACGGTAACCCGCCGTCCCTTGAATAGGGTTTTAAATAGAAGATAGCGGCTTTCTCATGAGTCCGCGCGCCACGCCCCCCGGTCACTGCCACCTCCGGGCAGACGGCGACACCCCTTGCCCAAGGGACACTCATTAATGTTTCCGATGTACTGCGGCCCTGAAGTGTGCCAGGCAGCGTGCAAGGCACGTTTACGTGCATTATGTGCCGTCGTTACTGTCAAATGCATGTTACCTACATGGCCGGGGATTCTCATCTCCCGCGAGGTCAGGATGATTCATTTCCTAGATAAGATTTTTTAAGGGTCTGCGAGGTGAAGCCCCTTCCCTCACGGCAGGTTTCTCCCTCCTGTGGGCTTCATCCTCCTAGGGATCCACTTGACGTTGTGAGTGGTGGGTCTTGTGTTGAACTTTCCcagataatattttctttttatttttaaataagaaagtaGCCCCAAAACTTTATTCCTTTGACGTTTATTCATTTATGTGTCTACTTCTGGACTCATAGTTCTGCTCTGATGGGTATATCCCATATAAAGCCGATGAAGTCGTTTTTGGAAGGTTTTACCATCAGCTATTCTAATCTTTTCGTCCTCCTTCACAGTCATCTTGCTGTCCCTTTGTAATCTTTCACTGACACAGATCTGAATCAGCCCTCTGCCTTTTccaccccttccccctccccaataTTGGAGACTGTTTACCTAGGGGAGTATAATCTAATCCACACAATTAAAGAGCACTTGAGTAGGGAATAAAATCTGAAATTAAttaatttgctgttttatttAAACAATGTATCTTAACCACTTTCTGATTATGGGAGTCTATTTAGACATCTATTTAGAACTGCCTCCATTGTCTCTGAAATCAGTGAAATTTTTAAAGGCTGATATCAGCTTTTGACATTTCCATTTAGGCTGGTGACATGGCATGTAAACAGTTGGTGAAATGAATTTCCCATTGGGGCTAAAGCCAGAGCAAGAAACATGAGAGTGATAACTTTGGTTACTCTGAACAACCTAATAGCAGATCTTGCAAAGACAATTTAAAGACCTCGTTGGGATTTGTATGATTGTAACAACAGGGAAAATATATGGTAATCAGTTAAATTCAAAAATACCTCAAACCATAGAGATGGgagctgtgtttgtttgtttgtggtaCTTCTTTAGACAATTGGGAACTCAAAACCTTCCAACCTGCCACGATAGTCACAATAATAACTGAACACAGGGGGTGCTTTGCAGTTTCACAAGCTCTTACCTCCTATGATCTTTCCCTACCGTTCCTTCCTAGGTTTCCCTCCCTTAAATATCTTGGGACCATGGTTCTTAATGTTTAAAAGCACATTTTAGGAAGTTGTCAAAATGACAATAATGTAATGCAGAACAATCCAGTGTTTTCTAAATTCCTTTCTCGCATATATTTGTGAAACAGGGCGAAGtctaaaaatggaggaagatcttTAAGAGAAAAATTGGACAAAATAGGATTAAATCTGCCAGCAGGGAGACGTAAAGCTGCGAATGTCACCCTGCTCACATCACTAGTGGAGGGTAAGCGAGTCCCCTTGCTAACAAGAAGGGAACTGTCTTCTGGGAAAATGGATAATACTGAGTGGCCAGATGTTGGTTGTATTCTGTGTCAGTTGGGCAGTTTCATTTTTTCCAGAGACTATAGCTGGAAGTGAACAGAATTTTTACATGTCAAAAAACTATTTGCATTTACTCCTATCTTCCCCTCCTGTTCCCCTCTGCCACAAAATTACACCTCCCTCGCCCAATTCTGACCTAAACAATGTGAAAATTTAAGAACTGCATATTCTTCAAGTTCCTGTCTCCTTTACAGAGCTCAGCAGTAAATCACTTAAGCTATTCTGACatctgtgtttgagaaatgcGTGACCATTACTTCCTGAATTAATTTGGGAATCTTTGACCTGCATCCTGATTTAAGACCGTCCTGAAAGCTAAGGGTTGTATGCccttttaggtttttgttttccaaacataTGCTCCCTTATCTTTCATTTAATTGTGCTTCTCTACTGGAGGGGAAGAAAAGTGAGCAATTTTAGACTTTGAATTGTTtggataggaaaagaaaaaagaaatataagcatTGCAAAAAGTTTCTCCTGGCGGttttttaacacacacacacacatgcatgaacacacgtatacacacacactaccAAACGCCTCAAAACAAAAGCGAACCCTGTCCTCACTCCCTGCTCTAGATGCTGTTACCAGAATCTATTCACATCCTACTTCCTTTAGATTCCTAAGTTTTTCCGATACTAAGTTGGCTTAAGTTCGCATGTGCTGGAATGAATGCACAGCTCTCTTGCATTTTCCTTTGTATTCTGTTGGAAATATCTTATGCCAATAGAAAAAAAGGCATTTAAATTATCAGTAATACTTTAAAACTACCATTTATATTTAAGGAAggcattttatcttatttacatgTTGTATTTGAGGAGATATATTTCAAGTGAATTCAAGTTCTAGCTTTGTATATaaccaaaaaatgtttaaaactataaatttgaGGAGGAATGCTATGAACCATTTGTTAATAGTGTCAAAGTTGATAATATAGCTGTTAAATAATAAGCAATTGTTCAGTGCCAGAAACTCAACTGCAGTagcattatattaaaaataataccagTACATAGAGAACCCGCTATCCATACCCTAAAAGAATTATATGCAAAGAAACTGGTAGTAGTGGCTTTGGGTGTAGTGTGAGAGTGTGTATGGGTCTGGGGGTTGCGTCCTGTAACAGCAAGGCAGTTTCTGGAGAACTGTTATTGTTTGTGATCCGCTCCATTTTATGGAAACAAGCTCTGCGCGGAGGGCTTTGATGCTCTAATTGGCGCATGCGTTCTTCCGGAGCTGGAGCTAATGGCAGGAAGCCCTGCAGTAAAAACCAACTGGTTCAGGAAATTAAAACCAAAGATTCGAAAATCAACAACACAGACAGACTCAGTGGAGTGACCCTCAAATCCTCTTGGTTAATCGGTTTGGATGAACAGATAATTATATGTGATCAAGTTAAAATGTAAACCCTTAGTTGTTTCCTTGCAGAAAAGCTCAAGGAGTAATTATGAATATCATTTATGCACGTGTTGATAGGTGTGAGGTTGGAATACAAGAAACACTTTAAGAGAAGTTGGGAAAATGTCATCGGATGGGGGATGGGACTGGAGGGTAGTGGACGGGATTTACATTTTCAAATCATGTTGGCCTTCTAGGACAAGTGGTCATTTTTCCTGATAAATGCATCCACCACATTCTACAGAGAAGGAGGTAAAATGCCTGCAATGAGAAAACAAGTAGTTTGTGTTTCCTTCAGCATCTGGGTTAAGAAAATAAGAGAGCTGGGAGGCAGTTTTGATCTcaactcttttccttctctttcacttGCCTCTGTCCTCTTGCCTCTTTCCAGGAGAAGCCGTCCACCTAGCCAGGGACTTTGGGTATGTGTGCGAAACTGAATTTCCTGCCAAAGCAGTAGCTGAATTTCTCAACCGACAACATTCCGATCCCAATGAGCAAGTGACAAGAAAAAACATGCTCCTGGCTACAAAGTAAGGCATTTACCTCTTCGGGGTCTCTGTGTCTCATTGTCAAGAGAAACCAAAGTCAAAATCGTTCTGGTTCTcacttttctcctctttcgttttgTGTTAATCAGCTTTGTTGTTGTAAAGGTTGAAGTCATAACACAAATTTATAAACCATGACGTATTTTAAAGGAGGAAATACAAGTAGGATTGTTAGTGTGTTTCcatcttttccctctcttctgccccaccttctcatttaaaaaacaaaatgtgtgtGGAGGTGGGGAATAGTAGGGATTTGATCGAAGCTGAGTGTGGATTTGTGACTATGTTGTTTCAGAAAGACCAGAATCAAGTCTTTAAATGGGTAGCAGGCTTGCCTGTATCAGTTTTTGTCTTCCTTGTATCAGTTTTGTCTCCTATCAGCATGTTCTCCAAGGGCAAAGATTAGGCAGTGGCCTGCAAAATGTGCAAGCCAGAAGCTGGCCTAGTTTCAACCCTAATCCCTTATCCCATTTCttgccttcctttctcctccctccttgaaagtgccacacacacacatgcacacacacagcccacaAGTTTTAGCCTACAGGCGAGATGTCAAATAGGTTTCAAAATGGCCAAGTTATATTCCCATCGGTGCCTGGGCTGAATAGGCTTCTCCAGGTGGTGTGTGAAAAGAAAATGACTGTTTGGATATGTTTTCTGGAAATTAAAAGGCTTGTTTGGAAGCCCTTAATTATCAAAGTTGGTGTCACAGGAGGGCATGGAACCAGAgggcagaggctgaggcctcaggcggGACAGTTTCTGGCCTGGGGACATCAGCTGGCCTTGGAGAGGGCAGCCAGCCAGTgttcctgttctctctcctccctaccccctccccacccccaggctgcTGCTGCCTCAGGAAGGCCCCAGCTAGTCCTTGCTTCCCAGATTCAGAGATAGAGTTTCCAGTGTGCAGGCCTCATCTGTATTTCTGACTTCAAGATCCTTTCTGAAACTTtaacttttcctcttcccttagCTTCCTAAGCACACCCAAAGTCACAATTTtcctagagaattttttttttttggtgtgtgggaAAAGAGGTGGAATGGGACACTgaaatgtctttttcttcttcccccaAACCAGTCTGAATTATACCCAAGCAATAGATTTTTCATGCCTATTTTTTTAAGGCACAATAATCTCAAAAAAAGTTTTGCCTTTCTGTCCACATCCAACCTGATTTGAAGGTGAATAAGTAGGGACTTCATCCCACAAACTGCTGCTGAGTTCTCTCTAGAAGAGCAGAGAAGAAGGTCTGGGTGATATTTTGAACAGGACAGCTGTTGGCTGTTGGCGAGATGCTTGAGGTTCTGACTCCTTGTCCCTCTTAActctcctttgtttctcttctaaTGTGCAAAATGTTTTCCTGTGTCTAGGATGTTTGGTGTGAGTGAGAAAGGAGGGGGTTAGAAGTTTGGTGTAgctgagagatgagagagagggagggagagagggaagcatTGGTGGAAGGAGAGATGTTTCAGTGGACACTGAGAGGTGACTGGATCTCCCCACATGTGGCCATCCCCAGTCTCTCTGGGGCCTTCGGGCAGGTGGGGGTCTGCTGGATCCTGGCAGAGGTAACTGCAGGGAGAAGGGTTGTCTCTGCTGCTGGTGCTGCCCACAAGGGAGcctcatctctctttctctctgctccgCTTGTGCTGTAGACAGATATGCAAAGAGTTCACCGACCTGCTGGCTCAGGACCGATCTCCCCTGGGGAACTCACGGCCCAACCCCATCCTGGAGCCCGGCATCCAGAGCTGCTTGACCCACTTCAACCTCATCTCCCACGGCTTCGGCAGCCCGGCGGTGTGCGCCGCCGTCACGGCCCTGCAGAACTATCTCACGGAGGCGCTCAAGGCCATGGACAAAATGTACCTCAGCAGCAACCCCAACAGCCACACAGACAACAGCGCCAAAAGCAGCGACAAAGAGGAGAAACACAGAAAGTGAGGTTCTCCTGCCGCCTCGCCCCTCCCGCGCCTCCCCAGCCCAGCGCCCGCCCACTCAGTCGTCCTGCACCTACGACCACCGGCAGGTGACAGCTCTGGGATCAGCAcccccactgctgctgctgctgctgccactgctgccgccgccaccgccgctgCCGCCGTCAGTCCTCCGGAGTCTGGGGGACTGCTCTCTCCTCCCAGTGAGGCAGCCCCTGCTGACCCAGGCCCCTGCCTCAACTTCCCTCTCAGCACCAATTCCTCCTTGCCCTCATGTGGAGCCTAAGAGAACAGAACAGGCCGTGAAGCCAGCAAAGTTCTGTCCGAGTTTGtgaaccttttttaaaaaaaaaaaaacaaaaaacaaccaatcAACAGCAacgacaacaaaaaaaattaataactttttttttttagaaaaaagaacgtaaaaattaaaaaaaaagttacatgagCTTCATGGGACTGAATCACCACCTTCCCTTGCATACTTCAGTTCACCTTGTAgccatactaaaaaaaaaaaaaggcgaaaAGGATAATGACATTTTTATCAGTATTGTGAATAAACTTGAACACAAATACACGAAGTTCCATGTCATGTCTTCAATTGTAAAAGTTTTTCCTCTTCAAGGTAAAGCGACCAACTTGAACTTTCTATGGCAACACGATTCACAGTTATATAAGGGAATCAGTGTTCACGtctctgtatatatttatttatgtgtaatTTAATGGGAATTGTAAATATGGTGAGTCtgttttaagccttttttttttttatttatctggtGATCTCTCGTTTACCTCTTGTTTAGTGGGTTTTGAATCTTCCCTATTAGTTTTTCATGTGGTTCATGGTACTTATTTAGAAATTCAaggtttgggggatttttttttctctgggaTTCACGAATTTATCCCTGTTGTAGCATGTTAAAGACAACAATGGAACAGCTGAACAgatacaaaaaagtaaaataaaattttatatatgattAGTATTACCTTTTAGCTTTTCattgaactgaaagaaaaaagtgatattGGACCCTAGAAAGATATTTAAACTTGAATGGTTTGATAACCCTTCTATGTAACgtggggagaaaaaaagtttattttattccaCTGTCCTCCCTTGAAACATCATTTGAGCAATAAATGAGTATTGTCTTTAAACCAAGGGTTAGagatttttcccctctctctttttctcgctctctttttttttcaaagaacttgaaacatTTGGGACCACCTGGTATTCTGTATTTTCACTGGCCATTTTGGAAGCAGTTCTAGTTGTATTGTATTGAGTTGTGCTGGCAGTAGTTTCCATGCCTGTCAATGTATCATAGTCCTTTGTTGcccagataaataaatatttgatacgCTTTATGTCGATTTTTTTTTATTCAGTGGCTGTCTTTACCCAGGCGTATTTTTGTTCTTGGCAGTATTTTTTATTCAGTATGGTTACAGTAATTGAGTTTAACTCTCCCTTGGCAATTGCTCCTTGCAATAAGCAGCTGAACCCATTGTTTCCCTCAAGTATAATAAAAACTTACTTTCAACTTGGAGTTCAGAGCAGGGTATCATTTAGATATTCCACTGAGTCTGTATTCAGACAAATGACACAATAAAACCCAATGTATTCTTTTGGATAAAAGATTGTTTGTACTGCTAAAGGAATGACATACTATCTTTTCCTTACTAGaaacattaattttattattaaaaataaagttttattttatttatgtcgaTCCTTTAGGTTTTCATTTGTGCTTTGGAAACCAAAACATAAAACCTTCACAACCAGACATTAAGGATGACAAGGAAGATGGAGAACAGAACAGAAGAACCTCCTGCCACCCCCCATAACTACTTTGGAATCTGTCTCAGAGGATAACTGAAATTTAAATTGTTAGTTCATTAGCACAAAGGAAATACCCACTTCAACCTTCGCTTGCTTGCTCAGGCTTCTCAGTAGCTGAGACATGTAAATGAAGCTAAAACTAGCTCTCGTTTtctgggaaaagaaagagaatggtGGCAGAAATGTACAtggagcagagaaagagagggcAAATTGTCtcccatttattttaatattttatttagggatGAATTCACTGCTGTGCTGTTCTTAGTAGCTCTTGAGGCTTAGTAGCTCTTGAGGCAGCAGAAGGGAGTGGGAAATTATGTTGATTCCCAGAATCTTTTCTGCCTGCCCCCTAAGTATCgaggcaccgaggcaccgctttcTATCACCACGGGGCTCGTCCTAGGACCTTTCAAAAATACAAAACGTCCTCTGAGGTGGGGTGGAGAGGATGGGGGAGGGCTGTGAATCCTGCCTCTGCAGACCCCTCCTATCTATCTTGTACCATAACAGGACTGTGTGCTTAGCTCTTACAGAAGGAAGAACTTCCTGTACATACAAATGGTGAATTCAGAGCTTTTGTAAACTGATTTTGGAAAGTCTTTGCTTTGGAAGTGAGGAGaacttttaatggtttttaagaagaaaatggagGTGGTTAACTAGAAGGTTTATAGCAAAGGTCATAGAAAAAGTGTCTAGGTATACATACTGGAGGAGATTTAACATTTGTTCGTCCGGTTTGACATTCTGAAAGACTCAGGAAGCAAAGCAGGAAGCAGTGTCCATTTTGCAGCCTTTTGCTTTCTAATCTCCTTATAGAAGGCAGTGTAAAATCAATCTCAACAGACGAACGAGAGTTGGTGGAGTCTAAATTCTATTTTCCAAAGCCAGAGAATTCATAACAAtggtgggtttttaaaaaaaaatttcaaatggaaAGTGTATCCTCAGAACGCAACGTGACAATTGTTTTTTAAAGCggttatttattatttcctagAGAGACTGGTTAACTGTAACGTAGATGTAACAAAATAATGAGGCGAATGAACCCTAACTGTACATACTCTTGACAGAAATGAAATGCACACAGCATCATAGCAGGTGAAGTGAAGCATTGTCTATCAGGGCTGTTTTTCTTGGCTGCATCTCAGATTGTGTGGGGGATCCTAACCTCAGGCACAATAGCATTCATAAACAGCCATACATTGCTGCTCTTTCTCCAACGACACATAAATACTCATTTTAAAACGAAAACAATCTTATTAAATACCATTCATTCATATCTGGATTTACAGATGCTTGTTATGTTGGAAAACCTGAACCCAATATAATCCTTGCATCCtgagaaagatagaaagaaaatagTGGGTTAGAAGATTACAAGGTCATAATAAACAATGGTTTCCAAATGCACAgaattagttatttttattctgtAGTTGGACATTTTGAGCATCATATTatcactttttacttttattttttttaacaaaaaatttaaaagaagttatatatatttttaaggggTGGGAGGATCAAAGggattaaaaatcatttttatgggACTAACCAAAGGCGATATGGATTTTGGCTTTCTCTGTTGTGACCAATGTGTGTTTTCTAAAACACATGATGATTACTTGACAGTTCACATGTTTATATACTAACAACAGTGCTTCTCTTTGGATTAATTCAAATTAGGATACATAGTTGAATTATAAAGATGCTTACTAGGCTATGCTAATTACCACACCCCATTTTTTATGGAAACACAATGCTCCTTCATTACTCCTATTCTCCAACACCCTTCAAAAATTACAATCCAATCCATTCCTCCCCAAAATCGAATATTAATATAATTTGAGTTCTTGATGGAACCACCATCAGGACTGCAATGCCCCGCAgctgaaataatatttaaaatagaagggaTTTGACATTTGAGAAGTCAGTGGCTTGAAATACCCAGTTGTACTTAGCTAATTCAGTCCTTAACCTCTGGTTTCAAATAAATCAATTACAGTCGATTCCACTTCAGTTCAGAAGTGCATAGGGTTTTAGTTAATTGAATACATTTTATTCACTTGCTAGGAATATTcatttatcaaaattccaaatttAATGTACATTTCTTTACAACTCAGGTTATGTCAGACTGCACAACCAGATCAAATTTGCCCTGGTTTTCTTAAATCCTGCTTAAAATCTAAATTTTACCACTTTTTATCAAACAATGCCTCCTCATTCCTTTCTCATTCAAAAGTAAATTCACAATAATTCCGTGTCAGGCAGGAGAGCTGCTTTCGCCCACAAAGAAGACATCATATGTGGTCATCAGCCTTGTGTGGTCATCAACCTTGTGTTAAGTTTAAATAGGTTGAGAACAGAGCTGGattaattaagtttttaaaaagtattgacctgaaattttagaaaaaaaattacgcATGGTTTCCATTAGAGCTTAACTTTGCTGCAGCTGACAGGTATGTCAGCATTTTGTGGTCTTAAAGCCGCAGGCCCCTTTTCTTAACCctctcttcttctgcctcccCACTCCAGCTTTGGGGGAAGTGCTTGAATAAATAGAGAATTGTTAGCTGGAAGCAGTACGGTTAAATGTGCCCAAATGAAGTTGTGCTTTAAACAGATATTGATatatgcagtgttttatatttattgtttgtaGCATCCTGCTGGCAGCAGTTTACtgtttggaaaggaaaagggTTAATTAGCGTCATTATCAATCACTAATGCTTGCCTAACGTGTCCAAAGAATAATCAAGTTAGAGGACGGCATGAAGCCAACAGCTGCTTCATCCCAGTTACAGATCTCCTCCTAAGCTACTCCGTTagggggtgagggggaggggaagtgagAGTAAGAATCCTCATTGCTTGGGTAAAGGGGCTATAAAAATCGGGTCAACTCACTAGAGATCCAAGAGGCGGAAAGTACAACATAaataaccagtgttttcattctTTGAGTTACAGGTGCAGAGATGGCAGTGGACCTGAGGCGAGAGTACTGAAATTTGTTCTTTAGTTTGCTTGATCATCCAAGCTGGGCATTTGAAGAAACACATCCATATTTCCCTATCCCTTGGTGCTATATGGTAAAAAGAAATCTCACATGcaaggagagaagaagaagaagaaaaaccccACACACCACAGGCAAAGCCAAATCATTTCCTAACATCACCCAACCACCCATCTCAGAAGAATGAAACCACAGAACACACCAGGTAATGGCAGTTCTCACACCTCTGCCTCACCTCTTAGGATGCTTAGGGATATTGTTCCTTGTGAATTTCAATGAacaattctttttatattaaacTTGGTTGCTGCACAGGTACGCCATCTCAGCTTCCTATTGTTATTACTACTCTCAAGGATACTGTCCTCCTTGTGACGCACTGTGGGAGAGAAACTGAAAAAGTGTGACCCTGTTATGGATTTCTCTTAGAAGCTTGTCTTTAAAAACACTATTTGCTAAGTTAACCATGAGTTAGAACTGAAGACCTCATTAATGATCAGAGTTTATTCAACTGTTTTTCTGAAGGCAGGGATGAAT includes the following:
- the TFAP2A gene encoding transcription factor AP-2-alpha isoform X1, with translation MHDTARTCRYFGSTPEATDRHDGTSNGTARLPQLGTVGQSPYTSAPPLSHTPNADFQPPYFPPPYQPIYPQSQDPYSHVNDPYSLNPLHAQPQPQHPGWPGQRQSQESGLLHTHRGLPHQLSGLDPRRDYRRHEDLLHGPHGLGSGLGDLPIHSLPHAIEDVPHVEDPGINIPDQTVIKKGPVSLSKSNSNAVSAIPINKDNLFGGVVNPNEVFCSVPGRLSLLSSTSKYKVTVAEVQRRLSPPECLNASLLGGVLRRAKSKNGGRSLREKLDKIGLNLPAGRRKAANVTLLTSLVEGEAVHLARDFGYVCETEFPAKAVAEFLNRQHSDPNEQVTRKNMLLATKQICKEFTDLLAQDRSPLGNSRPNPILEPGIQSCLTHFNLISHGFGSPAVCAAVTALQNYLTEALKAMDKMYLSSNPNSHTDNSAKSSDKEEKHRK
- the TFAP2A gene encoding transcription factor AP-2-alpha isoform X3, which translates into the protein MSILAKMGDWQDRHDGTSNGTARLPQLGTVGQSPYTSAPPLSHTPNADFQPPYFPPPYQPIYPQSQDPYSHVNDPYSLNPLHAQPQPQHPGWPGQRQSQESGLLHTHRGLPHQLSGLDPRRDYRRHEDLLHGPHGLGSGLGDLPIHSLPHAIEDVPHVEDPGINIPDQTVIKKGPVSLSKSNSNAVSAIPINKDNLFGGVVNPNEVFCSVPGRLSLLSSTSKYKVTVAEVQRRLSPPECLNASLLGGVLRRAKSKNGGRSLREKLDKIGLNLPAGRRKAANVTLLTSLVEGEAVHLARDFGYVCETEFPAKAVAEFLNRQHSDPNEQVTRKNMLLATKQICKEFTDLLAQDRSPLGNSRPNPILEPGIQSCLTHFNLISHGFGSPAVCAAVTALQNYLTEALKAMDKMYLSSNPNSHTDNSAKSSDKEEKHRK
- the TFAP2A gene encoding transcription factor AP-2-alpha isoform X5 translates to MTQRAHVGISAQLQKRLTVTTAPATGRHGCPSWALLNPLHAQPQPQHPGWPGQRQSQESGLLHTHRGLPHQLSGLDPRRDYRRHEDLLHGPHGLGSGLGDLPIHSLPHAIEDVPHVEDPGINIPDQTVIKKGPVSLSKSNSNAVSAIPINKDNLFGGVVNPNEVFCSVPGRLSLLSSTSKYKVTVAEVQRRLSPPECLNASLLGGVLRRAKSKNGGRSLREKLDKIGLNLPAGRRKAANVTLLTSLVEGEAVHLARDFGYVCETEFPAKAVAEFLNRQHSDPNEQVTRKNMLLATKQICKEFTDLLAQDRSPLGNSRPNPILEPGIQSCLTHFNLISHGFGSPAVCAAVTALQNYLTEALKAMDKMYLSSNPNSHTDNSAKSSDKEEKHRK
- the TFAP2A gene encoding transcription factor AP-2-alpha isoform X2, with amino-acid sequence MKMLWKLTDNIKYEDCEDRHDGTSNGTARLPQLGTVGQSPYTSAPPLSHTPNADFQPPYFPPPYQPIYPQSQDPYSHVNDPYSLNPLHAQPQPQHPGWPGQRQSQESGLLHTHRGLPHQLSGLDPRRDYRRHEDLLHGPHGLGSGLGDLPIHSLPHAIEDVPHVEDPGINIPDQTVIKKGPVSLSKSNSNAVSAIPINKDNLFGGVVNPNEVFCSVPGRLSLLSSTSKYKVTVAEVQRRLSPPECLNASLLGGVLRRAKSKNGGRSLREKLDKIGLNLPAGRRKAANVTLLTSLVEGEAVHLARDFGYVCETEFPAKAVAEFLNRQHSDPNEQVTRKNMLLATKQICKEFTDLLAQDRSPLGNSRPNPILEPGIQSCLTHFNLISHGFGSPAVCAAVTALQNYLTEALKAMDKMYLSSNPNSHTDNSAKSSDKEEKHRK
- the TFAP2A gene encoding transcription factor AP-2-alpha isoform X4, whose product is MLVHSFSAMDRHDGTSNGTARLPQLGTVGQSPYTSAPPLSHTPNADFQPPYFPPPYQPIYPQSQDPYSHVNDPYSLNPLHAQPQPQHPGWPGQRQSQESGLLHTHRGLPHQLSGLDPRRDYRRHEDLLHGPHGLGSGLGDLPIHSLPHAIEDVPHVEDPGINIPDQTVIKKGPVSLSKSNSNAVSAIPINKDNLFGGVVNPNEVFCSVPGRLSLLSSTSKYKVTVAEVQRRLSPPECLNASLLGGVLRRAKSKNGGRSLREKLDKIGLNLPAGRRKAANVTLLTSLVEGEAVHLARDFGYVCETEFPAKAVAEFLNRQHSDPNEQVTRKNMLLATKQICKEFTDLLAQDRSPLGNSRPNPILEPGIQSCLTHFNLISHGFGSPAVCAAVTALQNYLTEALKAMDKMYLSSNPNSHTDNSAKSSDKEEKHRK